One window of the Selenomonadales bacterium genome contains the following:
- the era gene encoding GTPase Era, whose product MTHKSGFIAVVGRPNVGKSTLLNCVLGEKILIVSDKPQTTRNKIRCIYTEPGLQAVFLDTPGIHKPHHRLGEQLVANALTALAEVDEIWLVVEPTARVGSIEKEIIAKLPQAASVVLIVNKADTATPASIENTQDAFRALHDFKATFSVSAATGERVPELLEHLRSTLPEGPQYYPEDMIIDQPERFVAAEIVREKVLEFTRDEIPHSTAVVVESMKEQGDIVHVTATVYVERESQKGIIIGKTGSMLKAIGTAARQDIESLLGSQIHLALWVKVRKDWRQKEHELRHLGYERERQ is encoded by the coding sequence GTGACGCATAAATCAGGGTTTATTGCCGTAGTCGGACGCCCAAATGTGGGGAAATCCACACTGCTAAACTGCGTTCTAGGGGAGAAAATTCTCATTGTCAGCGACAAACCGCAAACAACACGCAACAAGATTCGCTGCATCTACACCGAGCCGGGCCTGCAGGCTGTTTTTCTTGACACACCGGGCATCCACAAGCCGCATCATCGTTTGGGCGAGCAGTTGGTGGCAAACGCGCTTACCGCACTAGCCGAAGTAGATGAAATCTGGCTTGTCGTAGAGCCCACTGCGCGCGTCGGCTCCATAGAGAAGGAAATCATTGCTAAGCTCCCTCAGGCGGCGTCGGTAGTCCTAATCGTAAACAAGGCCGATACCGCGACGCCTGCGAGTATCGAAAACACGCAGGACGCATTCCGCGCGCTGCACGACTTTAAGGCGACATTCAGTGTGTCCGCCGCGACAGGCGAGCGGGTGCCGGAGCTCTTAGAGCACTTGCGCAGCACTTTGCCGGAGGGGCCGCAGTACTATCCGGAAGACATGATTATTGACCAACCCGAGCGCTTTGTCGCGGCAGAGATTGTGCGAGAAAAAGTGCTGGAGTTTACGCGCGACGAAATCCCGCATTCCACGGCTGTGGTGGTGGAAAGCATGAAAGAGCAGGGTGACATAGTGCACGTAACCGCTACCGTCTATGTGGAAAGGGAGTCGCAGAAGGGGATAATTATCGGCAAGACAGGGTCAATGCTCAAGGCCATAGGCACAGCCGCCAGACAAGACATCGAAAGCCTCCTCGGCAGTCAGATTCACCTAGCGCTGTGGGTGAAAGTGCGCAAGGACTGGCGACAGAAGGAGCATGAACTAAGGCACCTAGGGTATGAAAGAGAGAGGCAGTGA
- the cdd gene encoding cytidine deaminase: MHQELRQQLIDVAKAVCRRAYAPYSGYKVGAAVMSAGRIYSGVNVENASYGLTMCAERAAVMAAVSDGARSIEAVAIAVEEGAPSPCGACRQVLREFADDMAVILVAADGTVRDTTLAKLLPDSFGPDFLKEDRRDA, translated from the coding sequence GTGCACCAAGAGTTACGTCAGCAGTTAATTGATGTCGCTAAGGCCGTCTGCCGCCGGGCCTATGCCCCCTATTCGGGCTATAAGGTGGGGGCTGCTGTGATGTCCGCTGGTAGGATTTACAGTGGGGTAAATGTAGAAAACGCGTCCTATGGCCTGACGATGTGCGCCGAGCGAGCCGCTGTCATGGCAGCGGTAAGTGACGGAGCGCGGAGCATCGAAGCCGTAGCCATAGCGGTAGAGGAAGGAGCGCCCTCGCCCTGTGGCGCCTGTCGACAGGTGCTGCGGGAGTTTGCGGACGACATGGCTGTTATCTTGGTCGCCGCCGACGGCACTGTGCGTGACACAACTCTCGCCAAGCTCCTGCCAGATTCGTTTGGGCCGGACTTTCTCAAGGAGGACCGACGTGACGCATAA
- a CDS encoding DUF502 domain-containing protein: MNRLKTYFLAGLIVILPAAVTVYTLVVLSRFFDGLLSRLLFYVPAIGPLLAVIPGSGLVVTAVTVVVIGMVTTNVIGRRAIGYWDRFFLGVPIARSIYNSTKQIVDAFLAQGKSAFRQVVLIEYPRKGIYVLGFLTGELSGDVFSLAGELVAVFVPTTPNPTSGMLVLVPKQEVQVLAMPVDDGLKLIVSGGVYRPNERAVRQAKPEEEESAPRVTSAVN; this comes from the coding sequence GTGAATAGACTTAAGACCTACTTCCTAGCCGGGTTAATTGTCATCTTGCCGGCAGCAGTCACGGTTTACACGCTGGTTGTTTTATCGCGATTTTTTGACGGATTGCTTTCGCGCCTCCTGTTCTACGTCCCGGCCATAGGACCTCTCTTGGCGGTAATTCCGGGGAGCGGCCTGGTAGTCACGGCTGTAACCGTGGTAGTCATAGGGATGGTGACCACTAATGTAATCGGGCGCCGCGCTATCGGTTACTGGGACAGGTTTTTCCTAGGGGTGCCTATTGCCCGCAGCATATACAATTCGACCAAACAAATAGTCGACGCCTTCTTGGCACAAGGCAAGTCGGCCTTTCGGCAGGTTGTATTGATTGAGTATCCGCGGAAAGGCATTTATGTGCTTGGTTTTCTTACAGGCGAGCTCAGCGGCGATGTGTTCTCGCTTGCGGGCGAGCTCGTGGCCGTGTTTGTTCCTACAACGCCTAACCCTACATCTGGTATGCTAGTCTTAGTGCCTAAACAGGAAGTCCAAGTGTTGGCTATGCCAGTCGACGACGGCCTAAAGCTGATTGTCTCAGGTGGTGTTTACCGACCTAACGAACGTGCTGTGCGACAGGCTAAGCCAGAGGAGGAAGAAAGTGCACCAAGAGTTACGTCAGCAGTTAATTGA
- a CDS encoding diacylglycerol kinase family protein translates to MKRPHTLRDSFRDATVGLRTALREERNMRIHFTALGLLCAVSLVVGLNALEWAVLLLAAGAVIGLELLNSAVERAVDLAEPHENELAAQAKNLAAAGVLVASVVATLVGLLVLLPKLLSAFFGA, encoded by the coding sequence GTGAAGAGACCACATACACTGCGCGATAGTTTTCGTGACGCAACTGTTGGGCTAAGGACCGCGCTTAGGGAAGAGCGCAATATGCGCATACACTTTACGGCGCTTGGGCTCTTATGCGCTGTCAGCCTGGTAGTGGGGCTTAACGCCTTGGAGTGGGCAGTCTTGTTGTTGGCGGCGGGGGCAGTAATAGGGCTCGAGCTACTAAACTCGGCTGTGGAAAGAGCAGTCGACCTTGCCGAGCCGCATGAAAACGAACTGGCCGCACAGGCTAAGAATCTTGCCGCTGCCGGTGTGCTGGTAGCTTCTGTCGTGGCTACTTTGGTAGGACTGCTTGTTCTTTTGCCTAAACTATTGTCTGCATTCTTTGGGGCCTAG
- the ybeY gene encoding rRNA maturation RNase YbeY: MQVLWTDAQDRFPLPPHLPELMVELATQVAARLSLDKDTELSLAFVDDEEIQRLNLAFRGKDAPTDVLSFANADEDDLPTPPGAPKLLGDIVISLERAHAQAALFGHSLEREVAFLLVHGLLHLAGYDHDVDNSGEMHELTESILSEAGWRR, from the coding sequence ATGCAGGTGCTGTGGACGGACGCCCAGGACAGGTTCCCCTTACCGCCCCACCTACCCGAACTAATGGTGGAACTAGCCACACAGGTAGCGGCGAGGCTTTCACTCGATAAAGACACAGAGCTGAGCTTGGCCTTTGTCGATGACGAAGAAATACAGCGCCTAAACTTAGCCTTTCGTGGGAAGGATGCCCCTACCGACGTGCTGTCCTTTGCTAATGCCGACGAGGACGATCTCCCCACTCCTCCTGGGGCGCCAAAACTACTTGGTGACATCGTAATATCTCTCGAACGAGCACATGCTCAGGCCGCTCTGTTTGGCCACAGCCTAGAGCGCGAGGTAGCCTTTCTCCTAGTGCATGGGCTACTCCACCTCGCCGGATATGATCACGATGTTGACAACAGCGGCGAGATGCACGAGTTGACCGAGAGCATACTTAGCGAGGCTGGGTGGCGTAGGTGA
- a CDS encoding HDIG domain-containing protein has translation MRNFWQRGLLLLLVYAVTALLLILTLVPEAVDLEVGQASPRYIGAPRVVEDAFTTALLRRQAAQGVAEVFEQDPTVLDRVSAEAEAILNSFVRIAETEPDATRRAEMVRARVTFAITEASVQTGLTLDAGSVEQLLAEFRLALGPVYRLGIKVDGLESARAAVVAVLQNSGLRAPYRVLLSELARGIMLPNMSPNEAATERRRIEAKAEVAPVMLQIGEKVIGQGEIATEREIILLQTLGLLRRTLEWRVISGSLLFALIAVGVPTLYFYRAYWHAGRTTSELTLAAVVYLGTLFIGLGLSTLSGYLFPIAGASILLTVLLNARAGLVVGSALSLLAVGLVGYDVSYLMVGLLGTAVGVYAVSTQEHRAGIARSGIAVGLANMAAIAALSLLFGGLGPQVLVDLVWGFGSGVLSVVLAIGVLPFLEHSFGVTSSIRLVELSNPHQPLLKRLLFEAPGTYQHSAIVASLAEAAALEIGANALLTRAGAYYHDVGKLVRPYFFIENQIMMDNPHDQYPPELSASVIINHVKDGVQLAREHKIPPVLIDFIQEHHGTSMVQYFLAKAQEQGESVDAGNYMYSGPRPRTKESAIVMLADMVEAAVRATKMPTPERMAERVQSLIRERLYAGQLDESELTLRELDKIAAAFVRHLSSVFHHRVEYPGQQGGLSYAGAVDGRPGQVPLTAPPTRTNGGTSHTGSGEAFTR, from the coding sequence ATGAGAAACTTCTGGCAGCGAGGACTGCTGCTGTTGCTTGTGTACGCCGTTACGGCTCTCTTGCTGATCCTTACTTTGGTGCCTGAAGCGGTAGACCTTGAAGTCGGTCAAGCGAGTCCGCGTTATATTGGCGCGCCCCGGGTGGTCGAAGATGCCTTTACCACCGCTTTGCTGCGGCGTCAAGCGGCGCAGGGAGTCGCCGAGGTGTTCGAACAAGACCCGACGGTCCTCGATCGTGTGAGCGCAGAGGCTGAAGCAATACTGAATTCTTTTGTGCGGATTGCCGAGACTGAACCGGATGCGACAAGACGCGCGGAAATGGTGCGTGCACGCGTAACTTTTGCCATTACCGAAGCATCGGTGCAGACCGGTTTGACGCTGGATGCGGGGAGTGTGGAACAACTTCTCGCCGAATTCAGACTGGCACTTGGACCTGTCTACCGACTCGGGATTAAGGTTGACGGGCTTGAGAGCGCACGCGCGGCGGTGGTGGCGGTTTTGCAGAACTCAGGGCTGCGAGCCCCATATCGTGTGCTCTTGTCGGAACTGGCTCGGGGCATCATGCTCCCTAATATGAGCCCCAACGAAGCAGCGACAGAGAGAAGGCGCATTGAAGCTAAAGCAGAGGTGGCCCCGGTAATGCTGCAGATTGGGGAAAAGGTAATTGGGCAGGGAGAAATAGCAACCGAGCGTGAAATCATATTATTACAGACGCTCGGCCTTTTGCGCCGCACTCTAGAGTGGAGGGTTATCTCGGGTAGTCTCCTGTTTGCCCTTATCGCCGTCGGGGTGCCGACACTTTACTTCTATCGCGCTTACTGGCATGCAGGCCGCACGACTAGCGAGCTTACACTTGCCGCAGTGGTGTATCTGGGCACGTTGTTTATTGGCTTGGGCTTATCTACCCTTTCAGGGTATCTATTTCCTATTGCCGGGGCAAGCATTCTGCTGACGGTATTGCTTAACGCGCGAGCGGGGCTTGTCGTGGGCAGTGCCCTTAGTCTGCTCGCGGTCGGGCTTGTCGGGTATGATGTAAGCTACCTGATGGTAGGACTCCTAGGCACAGCTGTGGGCGTGTACGCGGTTTCTACACAAGAGCATCGCGCGGGCATTGCACGCAGCGGCATAGCGGTTGGGCTCGCCAACATGGCGGCGATAGCTGCGCTTAGCCTGCTATTTGGGGGGCTTGGGCCGCAAGTGCTGGTTGACCTCGTCTGGGGTTTTGGTAGCGGGGTGCTGTCTGTTGTACTTGCTATAGGTGTTCTGCCGTTTCTTGAGCATTCATTTGGCGTGACTTCGTCGATTAGACTAGTCGAGCTTTCTAATCCGCATCAACCCCTATTGAAAAGACTCTTGTTTGAGGCCCCCGGCACCTACCAACATAGCGCTATAGTCGCAAGTCTCGCGGAGGCTGCAGCCTTAGAAATAGGAGCGAACGCGCTCTTAACTAGAGCCGGTGCCTACTATCATGATGTGGGGAAGCTTGTGCGCCCATATTTTTTTATAGAGAACCAGATAATGATGGATAATCCGCACGATCAATATCCCCCTGAGTTAAGCGCCTCGGTGATCATCAACCATGTCAAGGATGGCGTTCAACTGGCCAGAGAGCATAAAATTCCGCCCGTTCTGATTGACTTTATACAGGAGCATCACGGCACGTCCATGGTGCAGTATTTTCTGGCGAAAGCACAAGAACAAGGTGAGTCAGTAGACGCAGGCAACTACATGTACAGCGGACCGCGGCCGCGCACTAAAGAGTCGGCGATTGTCATGCTAGCTGACATGGTCGAGGCTGCAGTACGAGCCACGAAAATGCCCACCCCTGAAAGAATGGCCGAGAGGGTGCAGTCGTTGATTAGGGAGCGGTTGTATGCCGGTCAGCTCGACGAAAGCGAGCTCACTCTGCGGGAGCTAGACAAGATAGCTGCGGCGTTCGTGCGGCATCTTTCAAGCGTCTTTCATCATCGAGTAGAGTACCCGGGACAACAAGGAGGTCTATCGTATGCAGGTGCTGTGGACGGACGCCCAGGACAGGTTCCCCTTACCGCCCCACCTACCCGAACTAATGGTGGAACTAGCCACACAGGTAGCGGCGAGGCTTTCACTCGATAA
- a CDS encoding PhoH family protein — protein sequence MVIEGKEVKLIIRDNNEAVKLFGLHDENLRAIEAAFPVRLFSKDNEMVIAGAEQHVFKVEQVIKGMLEILRSGGDLGRGDVTYLLRLAGEGQAVRNFSLATDVIVQTTRGKQIRPKTAGQKRYLDALRAHDIVFGIGPAGTGKTYLAMAHAVAALKAREVSRLVLTRPAVEAGESLGFLPGDLQEKVDPYLRPLYDALYDIMGVETFAKHMEKGIIEVAPLAYMRGRTLDDAYVILDEAQNTTPEQMKMFLTRLGFGSRAVVTGDLTQADLPRSKVSGLMDAKRVLTGIEGIAFVFLSHTDVIRHVLVQKIIQAYEVSTKQEGG from the coding sequence ATGGTAATCGAAGGGAAAGAAGTTAAGCTCATTATTCGCGACAACAACGAGGCGGTCAAGCTATTTGGCTTGCATGACGAGAACTTGCGCGCTATCGAGGCAGCCTTCCCGGTGCGGCTTTTCAGCAAGGATAACGAAATGGTCATTGCCGGGGCCGAACAACACGTCTTTAAGGTAGAGCAGGTCATCAAGGGGATGCTCGAGATTTTGCGCAGCGGCGGTGACTTAGGCCGCGGGGATGTGACGTATCTTTTGCGCTTGGCGGGGGAAGGACAAGCCGTGCGCAACTTCTCCCTCGCGACTGACGTAATTGTGCAGACGACGCGCGGCAAACAGATTCGACCCAAAACCGCGGGACAGAAAAGATACTTAGACGCCTTGCGCGCGCATGACATTGTGTTTGGCATCGGGCCCGCGGGCACCGGCAAGACCTATCTGGCCATGGCCCACGCGGTGGCCGCGTTAAAAGCACGGGAGGTCAGTCGACTGGTACTTACGCGTCCCGCTGTCGAGGCAGGCGAGAGTCTTGGGTTTTTGCCGGGCGACCTGCAAGAGAAGGTTGACCCGTATTTGCGCCCTCTCTATGACGCTCTGTACGACATCATGGGCGTGGAGACTTTCGCTAAGCATATGGAAAAGGGCATTATCGAGGTGGCGCCGCTTGCCTACATGCGTGGGCGCACGCTTGACGATGCCTATGTCATCCTTGACGAGGCTCAAAACACGACGCCCGAACAGATGAAGATGTTTCTCACCCGTCTTGGGTTTGGGTCACGGGCGGTGGTCACCGGCGACTTAACCCAGGCAGATCTTCCGCGCAGCAAGGTGTCCGGGTTAATGGACGCCAAGCGAGTGCTGACCGGTATCGAAGGCATAGCCTTCGTCTTCCTCTCGCATACGGACGTCATCCGTCACGTTTTGGTGCAAAAGATAATCCAAGCCTACGAGGTCAGCACAAAGCAGGAAGGTGGATAA
- a CDS encoding sporulation protein YqfD yields MNRLTNYCTGFLLLRLTGQNRAAFLSECARAGIPLWSVRQQGGHVLLYSSVPGFLSMRKPARKYRCQIEVLSRRGVPFLLQKARRRLFFSLGAIFFAGLLWLLTSMVWRVEVEGSQKVAAADILPVVREAGLDIGTWRREVDSERIATAILREFPELAWAGVRLKGSVAIIQLVDRAVIPPILRLPGDVVAARAGVITRIIAFSGEVRAAAGDTVARGQLLLSGATAQGGHASGLVEARVWYEAVGSMETTQVVRNTTGRVAVREYVRLGEREVQVAGPSQLPFALYEATTLKRNLLPGVEHVTVTFHEVTRSHRSLSASEAEAAATLAAQEKLRVSLPSGVTILDSRTDVWWSEDKTVVYVRVIAETLEDIAQFVPQQQ; encoded by the coding sequence ATGAATAGGCTTACGAACTACTGCACTGGGTTTCTCTTGCTTAGACTAACAGGGCAGAACCGGGCCGCATTTCTTAGCGAATGCGCTCGTGCTGGAATACCGCTGTGGAGCGTCAGGCAACAGGGTGGCCACGTGCTGCTTTACTCGTCCGTGCCGGGGTTTCTGTCAATGCGTAAGCCCGCGCGCAAATACCGTTGCCAAATAGAAGTACTAAGTCGCAGGGGGGTCCCCTTCTTGCTGCAGAAGGCTCGGCGGCGTCTGTTTTTCTCCTTAGGTGCGATTTTCTTTGCGGGTCTGCTGTGGCTTTTGACAAGCATGGTCTGGCGAGTCGAGGTGGAGGGGAGTCAGAAGGTCGCAGCCGCAGATATCCTTCCGGTTGTGCGCGAGGCCGGCCTTGATATCGGGACATGGCGACGTGAGGTTGATTCGGAGCGAATTGCGACCGCTATTCTGCGGGAGTTTCCGGAACTAGCTTGGGCTGGCGTGCGCCTTAAAGGTAGCGTAGCGATCATACAGCTAGTCGACCGCGCTGTGATACCACCCATCCTCCGTTTGCCTGGAGATGTGGTGGCCGCTCGCGCCGGCGTGATTACCCGCATTATTGCCTTTAGCGGCGAAGTAAGAGCGGCAGCCGGTGATACTGTGGCCAGAGGACAGCTTTTGCTCAGTGGCGCGACGGCCCAAGGAGGGCATGCCAGTGGACTGGTTGAAGCGCGAGTGTGGTATGAGGCTGTCGGTTCGATGGAGACTACGCAGGTCGTCCGGAACACGACCGGTCGCGTCGCCGTACGGGAGTATGTGCGCCTAGGCGAACGCGAAGTTCAAGTAGCGGGCCCTTCACAGCTACCATTTGCGCTCTACGAGGCGACTACCCTAAAGAGGAATTTGCTGCCCGGTGTCGAACATGTCACCGTCACCTTTCACGAAGTCACTCGCTCACATAGGTCCCTAAGCGCGAGCGAGGCCGAGGCAGCGGCCACTTTGGCTGCGCAGGAGAAGCTGCGAGTGAGTCTGCCCAGCGGGGTTACAATACTCGATAGCAGGACTGATGTGTGGTGGAGTGAAGACAAGACGGTAGTCTATGTGCGCGTCATTGCAGAGACACTCGAAGACATTGCGCAGTTCGTGCCGCAGCAACAATAG
- the rpsU gene encoding 30S ribosomal protein S21 has product MSEVKIRKDESLDQALKRFKRQCQRSGVLSEVRKREHYEKPSVRRKKKSEAARKRKFS; this is encoded by the coding sequence ATGTCAGAAGTTAAGATTCGCAAAGACGAGAGTCTTGACCAAGCGCTGAAGCGGTTTAAGCGTCAGTGCCAACGGTCGGGCGTGCTTTCGGAAGTGCGTAAGCGCGAGCATTATGAAAAGCCTAGTGTGCGCAGGAAGAAAAAATCCGAAGCAGCGCGCAAGCGCAAGTTCTCCTAA
- a CDS encoding histidine triad nucleotide-binding protein, translated as MSCVFCRIVTRDIPARFVYEDEHVCAFHDVNPVAPVHILVIPKAHVARVDRPEVCELGLGDHIFRAIGSIVRQEGLEEGGFRVVSNAGKDGGQTVDHLHFHLIAGRRMAWPPG; from the coding sequence ATGTCTTGTGTCTTCTGTCGAATTGTAACGCGAGATATTCCCGCGCGCTTTGTGTACGAGGATGAGCATGTATGTGCTTTTCACGACGTAAACCCCGTCGCTCCCGTACATATTTTAGTTATCCCGAAGGCGCACGTGGCGCGCGTCGATAGGCCCGAAGTTTGCGAACTTGGGCTTGGCGACCACATTTTTCGTGCTATCGGTAGCATCGTGCGGCAGGAAGGTCTGGAGGAGGGCGGCTTCCGCGTCGTCAGCAACGCCGGCAAGGACGGGGGGCAGACGGTTGACCACCTGCATTTTCATCTGATTGCCGGGAGGCGCATGGCCTGGCCGCCGGGTTAG
- the mtaB gene encoding tRNA (N(6)-L-threonylcarbamoyladenosine(37)-C(2))-methylthiotransferase MtaB gives MTTVGFHTLGCKVNQQETGALAARFQAAGFCEVPFTEPADVYVINSCAVTGEAERKSLSLARRQKRRCGEAIVVLAGCFPQVSLEKATGAGVDLLVGSNDKAKIVELVTELLEGKGGAVTMVTPWSGDTPFEVISDVFSSSRVRATLKVQDGCEQFCAYCIIPYARGRERSLSPAAVVKQARGLVAQGYGEVVLSGIHLGAYGRDLPELPSLADLIAELSGVAGLKRLRLGSVEPNDVNAPLLAQFASNEKLCAHIHLPLQSGSNSVLSRMGRQYTAEQYLGVVAALRTASPSIGITTDVMVGFPGESDAEFGETVALVSEVGFSRLHVFRYSRREGTPAASMPRQVAAAVKAKRANLLQELSLREAHKFNLSLVGQEAAVLLESCGGEVCEGYTSSYVKAYLPADAGAIGDIVTRQIAAATSEGVWAAGVIFPPQNITRAKK, from the coding sequence ATGACGACGGTCGGATTTCACACCCTCGGGTGCAAGGTTAACCAACAGGAGACCGGCGCGCTGGCAGCCCGCTTTCAGGCGGCGGGTTTTTGCGAAGTGCCTTTTACAGAGCCTGCCGACGTGTATGTCATTAATTCATGTGCGGTCACGGGTGAGGCGGAGCGCAAGTCACTCAGCCTGGCACGGCGTCAGAAGCGGCGCTGCGGTGAAGCCATAGTTGTTCTGGCCGGTTGCTTTCCGCAGGTGTCGCTAGAGAAGGCCACCGGGGCAGGCGTCGACCTTTTGGTGGGCAGCAACGATAAAGCTAAGATCGTGGAGCTCGTAACCGAGTTGCTCGAGGGTAAAGGCGGCGCGGTTACTATGGTTACTCCTTGGTCTGGTGACACTCCTTTTGAAGTGATTTCGGACGTCTTTAGCTCCTCGCGCGTGCGGGCTACGCTCAAAGTACAGGACGGGTGCGAGCAGTTCTGCGCCTACTGCATTATTCCCTATGCGCGCGGCCGCGAACGTTCGCTTTCGCCTGCGGCAGTCGTAAAGCAGGCGCGCGGTTTGGTGGCGCAGGGGTATGGCGAGGTGGTCTTAAGCGGCATACATCTTGGGGCCTATGGGCGTGACCTACCGGAGTTGCCGAGCCTTGCCGACCTAATTGCCGAGCTTTCCGGCGTGGCAGGCCTTAAGCGCCTGCGCTTAGGGTCGGTGGAACCTAACGATGTTAACGCGCCGTTGCTAGCGCAGTTCGCAAGCAATGAAAAACTCTGTGCGCACATTCACCTGCCGTTACAAAGCGGCAGCAACAGCGTGCTTAGTCGCATGGGAAGGCAGTACACTGCCGAACAATATCTGGGCGTTGTCGCCGCTTTGCGTACCGCATCGCCAAGCATCGGCATTACGACCGACGTAATGGTAGGTTTCCCGGGGGAGAGTGACGCCGAGTTTGGCGAGACCGTAGCGCTTGTTTCCGAAGTGGGCTTCTCGCGTCTACACGTCTTTCGCTACTCCCGGCGGGAAGGGACACCAGCCGCCTCCATGCCGCGGCAGGTGGCGGCAGCCGTTAAGGCCAAGCGAGCGAACTTACTGCAGGAGCTGTCGTTACGCGAGGCCCACAAGTTTAACCTCTCCCTAGTCGGACAAGAGGCCGCAGTACTTTTGGAGTCTTGTGGCGGCGAAGTATGCGAGGGATATACGTCATCGTATGTTAAGGCGTATCTACCGGCAGATGCTGGTGCTATAGGAGATATCGTTACCAGGCAAATCGCTGCGGCCACAAGCGAAGGCGTATGGGCAGCAGGAGTTATTTTCCCGCCACAGAATATAACTAGAGCAAAGAAATGA
- a CDS encoding 16S rRNA (uracil(1498)-N(3))-methyltransferase, with translation MPRFFLSTRQGERGTIDGKEAHHLFAVHRHRVGDAIEVVHAGQVLRAEIIEASTRAVTVRLTAQLVSPEAKLKVTLLQGFPKGDKLELIIQKAVELGVARVLPVTCSRSLAHVPSGKVAARVERWRTIAAEAAKQSGRAVVPEISQPAEFTGAIGEVQASLKLVAYEVAGSGLKEVLRRAGENQNLDSVACLVGPEGGLSRDEVEAAEAAGFVPVTLGPRILRTETAALTLVSAVMYELGDVGGRNDDGRISHPRVQG, from the coding sequence GTGCCCCGCTTTTTTCTTAGCACCCGCCAAGGCGAGAGGGGAACTATAGACGGCAAGGAAGCGCATCACTTATTCGCGGTGCATCGCCACCGTGTAGGTGATGCTATTGAAGTTGTGCATGCAGGCCAAGTCTTGCGTGCCGAAATTATCGAGGCGAGCACACGTGCAGTTACCGTTAGACTTACGGCGCAGCTTGTTAGCCCTGAGGCTAAGCTCAAGGTGACTTTGTTGCAGGGATTCCCTAAAGGGGACAAACTCGAGTTAATTATCCAGAAGGCAGTAGAGCTAGGAGTTGCGCGAGTATTGCCTGTGACGTGCAGCCGCTCTTTAGCTCACGTTCCTTCCGGTAAAGTTGCTGCGCGTGTAGAGCGTTGGCGAACGATTGCCGCAGAGGCAGCCAAACAGAGCGGCCGTGCCGTCGTACCAGAGATAAGCCAACCGGCGGAGTTTACAGGGGCGATAGGCGAAGTGCAGGCGAGCCTAAAGCTTGTTGCCTACGAGGTGGCGGGCAGTGGGCTGAAGGAAGTCTTACGGCGTGCCGGGGAAAACCAGAACCTAGACAGCGTAGCCTGCTTGGTTGGACCGGAGGGAGGCTTGTCGCGAGACGAGGTAGAGGCGGCAGAAGCTGCCGGTTTCGTACCTGTCACGCTCGGGCCGCGGATTCTCAGAACCGAAACGGCGGCACTAACCCTTGTCAGTGCGGTGATGTATGAGCTTGGCGATGTGGGAGGTCGAAATGACGACGGTCGGATTTCACACCCTCGGGTGCAAGGTTAA